One window of Mycobacteriales bacterium genomic DNA carries:
- the pheT gene encoding phenylalanine--tRNA ligase subunit beta, with amino-acid sequence MRVPLSWLRDYVDLPEVGGHDLAAALTRVGLKVERVEVIGGEIDNVVVARVLDVEPLEGFKKPIRWCRITDGTDERMVICGASNFAAGDVVAYARPPARLPGGFTIESRKAYGKVSDGMICSAAELGLSDDHSGILVLDGGLPLGADVVTALHLRDEVLDVAVNPDRGYALSVRGVARDAALALGVGYRDPAAVALPSVDAAGYPVRVDDVDGCSRYVARTLTGLDPTAPSPAWLQRRLTLAGMRPISLAVDVTNHVMLELGQPLHAFDRTALRGAIVVRRAMPGERLTTLDGVDRALHPDDLVITDDSGPIALAGVMGGGPTEITGSTTEIVVESARFDPVAIAYTARRHRLASEASRRYERGVDDALAPYAAEVAVQLLARLGSARPEPAVTDVDARPARPVITLDATLPGRLAGVAYPVDTVRRRLVDVGCEVEGDDPLQVTPPSWRPDLRRPVDLVEEVARLEGYDEIPGLVPVAPAGAGLTIEQRWRRGVGRLLADVGYVEVLTYPFTSDSDSDRLMLGVDDPRRATVRVANPSSEEEPLLRATLLPGLLAALTRNVSRGATDLSLFEIGSVFRDPAGVPAAPRPPVTRRPTAEELAGIEAALPDQPLHLGAVLCGQWEPAGWWGKGRDTGWPDAVQAARTVADGLGVCLEVAAAQVAPWHPGRCAELSVGGQVIGWAGELHPRVVDALALPPRTCAAEIALAPVFAAVPDAVPGPLVSAFPAASLDVALLVDASVPAAAVETALRAGAGPLLESLRLFDVFAGAQLGEGKKSLAYALRFRAADRTLSTEEATVARDAAVEEAGRRVGAVLRGA; translated from the coding sequence ATGCGCGTCCCCCTGTCGTGGCTGCGCGACTACGTCGACCTGCCCGAGGTCGGCGGTCACGACCTCGCCGCCGCCCTGACCAGGGTCGGTCTCAAGGTCGAACGGGTCGAGGTGATCGGCGGCGAGATCGACAACGTCGTCGTCGCGCGGGTCCTCGACGTGGAGCCGCTCGAAGGCTTCAAGAAGCCGATCCGCTGGTGCCGGATCACCGACGGCACCGACGAGCGCATGGTCATCTGTGGAGCGAGCAACTTCGCGGCCGGCGACGTCGTCGCCTACGCGCGGCCCCCCGCGCGGTTGCCCGGCGGGTTCACCATCGAGTCGCGCAAGGCCTACGGCAAGGTCTCCGACGGCATGATCTGCTCTGCGGCGGAGCTCGGCCTGTCCGACGACCACAGCGGCATCCTCGTGCTCGACGGTGGCCTGCCGCTGGGCGCCGACGTCGTCACCGCGCTGCACCTGCGCGACGAGGTGCTCGACGTCGCGGTCAACCCCGACCGGGGTTACGCGCTGTCGGTGCGCGGCGTGGCGCGCGACGCAGCGCTGGCCCTCGGCGTGGGCTACCGCGACCCGGCCGCCGTGGCGCTGCCGTCCGTCGACGCCGCCGGGTATCCCGTCCGTGTCGACGACGTCGACGGCTGCTCCCGCTACGTCGCCAGGACCCTGACCGGACTCGACCCGACAGCACCGAGCCCGGCATGGTTGCAACGCCGGCTCACCCTCGCCGGCATGCGGCCGATCTCGCTCGCGGTCGATGTGACCAACCACGTGATGCTCGAGCTCGGCCAGCCGCTGCACGCCTTCGACCGCACGGCGCTGCGCGGCGCGATCGTCGTACGCCGGGCGATGCCGGGGGAGCGGCTCACCACCCTCGACGGCGTCGACCGCGCGCTGCACCCCGACGACCTGGTGATCACCGACGACTCCGGCCCGATCGCCCTCGCCGGCGTCATGGGCGGTGGCCCCACGGAGATCACCGGCTCGACGACCGAGATCGTCGTCGAGTCGGCGCGCTTCGACCCGGTGGCGATCGCCTACACGGCCCGTCGGCACCGGCTGGCCAGCGAGGCCTCGCGGCGCTACGAACGTGGGGTCGACGATGCACTCGCGCCTTACGCCGCTGAAGTCGCGGTGCAGCTGCTGGCGCGGCTCGGCAGCGCCCGTCCAGAGCCCGCGGTGACCGACGTCGACGCCCGGCCCGCGCGGCCCGTCATCACCCTCGATGCGACCCTGCCGGGGCGCTTGGCCGGCGTGGCCTATCCGGTCGACACGGTCCGCCGCCGGCTCGTCGACGTCGGCTGTGAGGTCGAGGGAGACGATCCGCTGCAGGTGACTCCGCCGTCGTGGCGGCCGGACCTGCGCCGACCGGTCGACCTGGTCGAGGAGGTCGCCCGCCTCGAGGGCTACGACGAGATCCCGGGGCTGGTGCCGGTCGCGCCGGCGGGTGCCGGGCTCACGATCGAGCAGCGGTGGCGCCGCGGTGTCGGTCGCCTGCTCGCCGATGTCGGCTACGTCGAGGTGCTCACCTACCCGTTCACCTCCGACTCCGACAGCGACCGGCTGATGCTCGGCGTCGACGACCCGCGGCGGGCAACCGTGCGGGTCGCGAACCCCTCGTCCGAGGAGGAGCCGCTGCTCCGGGCGACGTTGCTGCCCGGGCTGCTCGCCGCGCTGACCCGCAACGTCAGCCGGGGCGCCACGGACCTGTCGCTGTTCGAGATCGGGTCGGTGTTCCGCGACCCGGCTGGAGTGCCGGCCGCACCGAGGCCGCCGGTCACGCGACGACCCACTGCCGAGGAGCTGGCCGGCATCGAGGCCGCCCTGCCGGACCAGCCACTGCATCTGGGCGCGGTCCTGTGCGGGCAGTGGGAGCCGGCCGGCTGGTGGGGTAAGGGCCGCGACACCGGCTGGCCCGACGCCGTGCAGGCCGCCCGCACGGTCGCCGACGGCCTCGGCGTGTGCCTCGAGGTCGCCGCTGCACAGGTCGCGCCATGGCACCCCGGACGCTGCGCCGAGCTCAGCGTCGGGGGACAGGTCATCGGCTGGGCCGGGGAGCTGCACCCGCGGGTCGTCGACGCGCTCGCGCTGCCGCCCCGGACCTGCGCCGCCGAGATCGCGCTCGCGCCGGTGTTCGCTGCCGTGCCCGACGCGGTACCGGGCCCGCTGGTCTCCGCGTTCCCGGCCGCGTCTCTCGACGTCGCGCTGCTCGTCGATGCCTCCGTGCCGGCAGCCGCGGTCGAGACCGCCCTGCGCGCCGGCGCCGGGCCGCTGCTCGAGTCGCTGCGGCTCTTCGACGTCTTCGCGGGTGCGCAGCTCGGCGAGGGCAAGAAGTCGCTGGCCTACGCGCTGCGGTTCCGGGCGGCCGACCGGACCCTGTCGACCGAGGAGGCGACAGTCGCCCGAGACGCGGCAGTCGAGGAGGCCGGGCGGCGCGTGGGGGCGGTGCTCCGCGGCGCCTGA
- the argC gene encoding N-acetyl-gamma-glutamyl-phosphate reductase, translating into MGITAAVAGASGYAGGELLRLLHAHPEIDVVGLAAGSNAGRPVSQVHPHLTGYYGRVFDAATPDALTADLVFLALPHGESAAIAAQLPEHCLVVDLGADFRLADAGPWERYYGGAHAGTWTYGLPEIPGQRERIAASTRIANTGCYAVAVTLALAPLIASGAVEADDVVVVAASGTSGAGSGAKPHLMASQVMGDLSPYKVGAHQHVPEIKQATGARSLSLTPVLAPMPRGILATVTARPTGSEDPREILAAAYDGEPFVHVLPAGQWPHTGATFGSNSCHLQATVDVDSGRVIVVSAIDNLGKGAAGQAVQNANIALGLPEALGLSADGVAP; encoded by the coding sequence ATGGGGATCACCGCGGCCGTCGCCGGAGCCAGTGGCTACGCGGGCGGCGAGCTGCTCCGTCTGCTGCACGCACATCCGGAGATCGACGTGGTCGGGCTGGCCGCCGGGTCCAACGCCGGCCGGCCCGTGTCCCAGGTGCACCCGCACCTGACCGGCTACTACGGCCGCGTGTTCGACGCGGCGACGCCCGACGCCCTGACCGCCGACCTGGTCTTTCTGGCCCTGCCGCACGGCGAGTCCGCGGCAATCGCCGCACAGCTGCCCGAGCACTGCCTCGTCGTCGACCTCGGCGCCGACTTCCGGCTCGCCGACGCCGGCCCGTGGGAGCGCTACTACGGCGGCGCGCACGCGGGCACCTGGACCTACGGCCTGCCCGAGATCCCGGGCCAGCGCGAGCGGATCGCGGCCAGCACCCGGATAGCCAACACCGGGTGCTACGCGGTTGCGGTCACCCTCGCGCTCGCCCCGCTGATCGCCTCGGGTGCCGTCGAGGCCGACGATGTCGTGGTCGTCGCCGCCAGTGGGACCAGCGGTGCGGGCAGCGGCGCGAAACCGCACCTGATGGCCAGCCAGGTCATGGGCGACCTGTCGCCCTACAAGGTGGGCGCACACCAACACGTCCCCGAGATCAAGCAGGCGACCGGTGCGCGCAGCCTGAGCCTGACGCCCGTCCTCGCACCGATGCCGCGCGGCATCCTCGCGACCGTCACGGCCCGCCCGACCGGTAGCGAGGACCCGCGGGAGATTCTCGCGGCGGCCTACGACGGGGAGCCGTTCGTCCACGTTCTGCCGGCCGGCCAGTGGCCGCACACCGGCGCGACCTTCGGCTCCAACTCCTGCCACCTGCAGGCCACGGTCGACGTGGACTCGGGGCGGGTCATCGTCGTCAGTGCGATCGACAACCTCGGCAAGGGCGCGGCCGGCCAGGCGGTGCAGAACGCCAACATCGCGCTCGGCCTGCCGGAGGCGCTCGGCCTGTCGGCGGACGGGGTGGCCCCGTGA
- the argJ gene encoding bifunctional glutamate N-acetyltransferase/amino-acid acetyltransferase ArgJ — protein MSVTTPKGFRAAGVTAGLKESGTPDLALVVNDGPRSAVAGVFTTNRIQAAPVTWSREVVRGGSVRAVVLNSGGANACTGPDGFADTHRTAEATAAAVGVDPGEVAVCSTGLIGVRLPLDRVLDGVSKAAAGLSADGGRDAAEAIRTTDTVAKTSFLEHVDGWTVGAMGKGAAMLAPALATMLVVVTTDADVDAETCDRALRDATRVTFDRLDTDGCMSTNDTVLLLASGASGAAPAYDEFAAAVRGVCADLAAQMADDAEGASKRLLIEVVGAATEDDAVTVGRAVGRSNLFKCAVHGEDPNWGRALSAVGTTDAAFEPDGVDIAINGVFVCRGSATGEDRALVDMSARDVHVVVDLHAGDATATVVTTDLTADYVHENSAYST, from the coding sequence GTGAGCGTCACGACGCCCAAGGGCTTCCGCGCCGCCGGGGTGACCGCCGGCCTCAAGGAGAGCGGCACCCCCGACCTCGCGCTGGTCGTCAACGACGGCCCCCGGTCGGCGGTTGCCGGCGTCTTCACCACCAACCGCATCCAGGCCGCACCGGTCACCTGGTCCCGCGAGGTCGTCCGCGGTGGCAGCGTGCGGGCGGTCGTGCTCAACTCCGGCGGCGCCAACGCGTGCACCGGTCCCGACGGGTTCGCCGACACCCACCGCACCGCCGAGGCCACTGCTGCGGCCGTCGGCGTCGACCCGGGCGAGGTCGCGGTCTGCTCAACCGGGCTCATCGGCGTACGCCTGCCGCTCGACCGGGTCCTCGACGGAGTGTCCAAGGCGGCGGCGGGCCTCTCCGCCGACGGCGGGCGTGACGCCGCCGAGGCGATCCGCACCACCGACACCGTCGCGAAGACGTCGTTCCTCGAGCACGTCGACGGCTGGACGGTCGGCGCGATGGGCAAGGGCGCGGCCATGCTCGCCCCCGCCCTCGCGACCATGCTCGTCGTGGTCACCACCGACGCCGACGTCGACGCCGAGACCTGTGACCGGGCGCTGCGCGATGCCACTCGGGTCACGTTCGACCGGCTGGACACCGACGGCTGCATGTCGACCAACGACACGGTCCTGCTGCTGGCCAGCGGCGCGAGCGGCGCCGCGCCGGCGTATGACGAGTTCGCCGCGGCCGTCCGCGGTGTCTGTGCCGATCTCGCCGCGCAGATGGCCGACGACGCCGAGGGCGCCAGCAAGCGCCTCCTCATCGAGGTGGTCGGGGCGGCCACCGAGGACGACGCGGTCACGGTCGGCCGCGCCGTCGGCCGCAGCAACCTCTTCAAGTGCGCGGTTCACGGCGAGGATCCCAACTGGGGTCGCGCGCTGTCCGCCGTAGGCACCACCGACGCCGCCTTCGAGCCCGACGGCGTCGACATCGCGATCAACGGCGTGTTCGTCTGCCGGGGCAGTGCCACCGGCGAGGATCGTGCTCTCGTCGACATGAGCGCCCGTGACGTGCACGTCGTCGTCGACCTGCACGCGGGTGATGCCACGGCGACCGTCGTCACGACCGACCTGACCGCGGACTACGTGCACGAGAACTCGGCCTACTCCACATGA
- the argB gene encoding acetylglutamate kinase, whose translation MTAALEKAATLVEALPWLARFHGRTVVIKYGGNAMTDETLQAAFAEDVVFLRYVGIRPVVVHGGGPQITAHLHRLGVESVFTGGLRVTTPDTMQVVRMVLVGQVNRDLVGLVNAHGPFAVGLSGEDAHLFTAERRGAFVDGEEVDVGQVGDVVDVRPDAVQALLGDGRIPIVATVAVGRDGELYNVNADTAAAALAVALGAEKLVVLTDVEGLYRDWPASDEVVSRLTASELAELLPSLAEGMVPKMEACLRAVQGGVPAAHVIDGRVPHAVLLEVFTDEGVGTMVVAS comes from the coding sequence ATGACCGCAGCACTCGAGAAGGCCGCGACGCTGGTCGAGGCGCTGCCGTGGCTGGCGCGTTTCCACGGCCGCACCGTCGTCATCAAGTACGGCGGCAACGCGATGACCGACGAGACCCTGCAGGCGGCGTTCGCGGAGGACGTGGTCTTCCTGCGTTACGTCGGCATCCGTCCCGTCGTCGTGCACGGCGGCGGCCCGCAGATCACCGCGCACCTGCACAGGCTGGGTGTCGAGAGCGTCTTCACCGGCGGGCTGCGCGTCACGACGCCCGACACGATGCAGGTCGTGCGCATGGTGCTGGTCGGTCAGGTCAACCGCGACCTCGTCGGACTGGTCAACGCACACGGCCCGTTCGCGGTCGGCCTGTCCGGCGAGGACGCCCACCTGTTCACCGCGGAGCGCCGCGGCGCGTTCGTCGACGGCGAGGAGGTCGACGTCGGCCAGGTCGGCGACGTCGTCGACGTCCGGCCCGACGCGGTACAGGCCCTGCTCGGCGACGGCCGGATCCCGATCGTGGCCACCGTGGCGGTCGGTCGTGACGGTGAGCTCTACAACGTCAACGCCGACACGGCCGCAGCGGCGCTGGCCGTCGCGCTCGGTGCCGAGAAGCTCGTCGTGCTCACCGACGTCGAGGGTCTCTACCGCGACTGGCCGGCCAGCGACGAGGTCGTCAGCCGGTTGACGGCGAGCGAGCTCGCCGAGCTGTTGCCGAGCCTGGCCGAGGGCATGGTCCCGAAGATGGAGGCCTGCCTGCGCGCCGTACAAGGCGGTGTCCCTGCCGCGCACGTCATCGACGGGCGGGTGCCGCACGCGGTGCTGCTCGAGGTGTTCACCGACGAGGGGGTCGGCACGATGGTGGTGGCGTCATGA
- a CDS encoding acetylornithine transaminase, translating to MSAYETLAKRWDAVFMRNYGIPPMAIARGDGCWVWDADDKRYLDLVGGIAVSSLGHAHPAIVEAVSRQVARVAHTSNLYINEPALALAERLAGLLISAGGSDDVRVFLCNDGTTANEAAIKIALRAAGPGRRRFVAAERSFHGRSLGALALTGKAAIREPFAPFGIDVTFVPYGDAEALAGAVDDRTAAVFLEPTLGEAGVVPPPAGYLAAARRACDETGALLVLDEVQGGIGRTGAWFAHQHDGVAPDVVTLAKGLGGGLPIGACLARGRAAEALQRGDHGSTFGGNPVSCAAALAVLDTIERDRLLDHVTAVGGAWKSALEQVEGPGLQSVRGRGLWLALQLDGEAAGRVEAAGRDAGFIVNAVAPDAVRLAPPLILSAEQARSFVDALPGILAAAGAEAS from the coding sequence ATGAGCGCCTACGAGACACTCGCCAAGCGCTGGGACGCGGTGTTCATGCGCAACTACGGCATCCCGCCGATGGCGATCGCGCGCGGCGACGGCTGCTGGGTCTGGGACGCCGACGACAAGCGCTATCTGGACCTGGTGGGCGGCATCGCGGTCTCCTCGCTGGGCCACGCCCATCCTGCGATCGTCGAGGCCGTCAGCCGGCAGGTCGCACGCGTCGCCCACACGTCGAACCTCTACATCAACGAGCCCGCCCTCGCCCTGGCCGAACGCCTCGCCGGCCTCCTCATCTCGGCCGGCGGCAGCGACGACGTGCGGGTGTTCCTCTGCAACGACGGCACCACCGCCAACGAGGCCGCCATCAAGATCGCGTTGCGCGCCGCGGGTCCGGGCCGGCGCCGCTTCGTCGCCGCCGAGCGCTCCTTCCACGGCCGGTCGCTCGGTGCGCTAGCCCTCACCGGCAAGGCCGCGATCCGGGAACCGTTCGCCCCGTTCGGCATCGACGTGACGTTCGTGCCGTACGGCGACGCCGAGGCTCTCGCGGGTGCCGTTGACGACCGGACCGCCGCCGTGTTCCTCGAGCCCACCCTCGGCGAGGCGGGCGTGGTGCCACCGCCGGCGGGCTACCTCGCGGCGGCGCGCCGCGCCTGCGACGAGACCGGCGCGCTGCTCGTTCTCGACGAGGTGCAGGGCGGCATCGGCCGCACCGGCGCGTGGTTCGCCCACCAGCACGACGGCGTCGCGCCCGACGTGGTCACCCTCGCCAAGGGCCTCGGCGGCGGGCTGCCGATCGGCGCCTGCCTGGCCCGAGGGCGGGCGGCCGAGGCGCTGCAGCGCGGCGACCACGGCTCCACCTTCGGCGGCAACCCCGTCTCCTGCGCGGCGGCACTCGCCGTGCTCGACACGATCGAGCGGGACCGCCTGCTCGACCACGTGACCGCCGTCGGCGGCGCCTGGAAGTCCGCCCTGGAGCAGGTCGAGGGACCGGGGTTGCAGTCGGTGCGCGGGCGCGGCCTCTGGCTCGCGCTCCAGCTGGACGGCGAGGCCGCGGGTCGGGTCGAGGCGGCGGGCCGGGACGCCGGCTTCATCGTCAACGCGGTCGCGCCCGACGCGGTCCGCCTGGCCCCGCCGCTGATCCTGTCCGCAGAGCAGGCGAGGTCGTTCGTCGATGCCCTGCCGGGGATCCTCGCGGCGGCGGGCGCGGAGGCGTCGTGA
- a CDS encoding response regulator: MTPKVLVVEDDPSVRGLLHTLLTAEGYEVAVASDGLAGLVKASSMRPAVILLDLMMPDLGGIRVLEELRGDPVLADVPVVVVTGKVDAVPGLQNLLGDDNVFTKPFAVAELLERVAQITGGPTDPEGA, from the coding sequence GTGACGCCGAAGGTGCTCGTCGTCGAGGACGACCCCAGCGTGCGCGGGTTGCTGCACACGCTGCTCACCGCCGAGGGTTACGAGGTCGCCGTCGCCTCCGACGGCCTGGCCGGTCTGGTCAAGGCGAGCAGCATGCGACCGGCGGTGATCCTCCTCGACCTGATGATGCCGGACCTGGGCGGCATCCGCGTCCTCGAAGAGCTGCGGGGCGATCCCGTGCTCGCCGACGTACCCGTCGTCGTCGTGACCGGCAAGGTCGACGCAGTGCCGGGGCTGCAGAACCTGCTCGGCGACGACAACGTCTTCACCAAGCCGTTCGCGGTGGCCGAGCTGCTCGAGCGGGTCGCGCAGATCACCGGCGGACCGACCGACCCCGAGGGAGCCTGA